ATGTTTGCTAGTGGTAAACACTATTTACCATCAAATCAGTTAACCCCAGGCAGAAATGACTATGGTTCTGGTAAAAACTTAATTGTTATCAGATATGCTGAAATTTTACTTATGTATGCTGAGGCTTTAACTCGTGGAGCAAGCGGAAGTAATATGACTGCAGATCAAGCCGTTAATATAGTCAGAAGTAGAGTTAATATGCCGGCACTATCAAATGTTACTACTCAAGATGTATTAAATGAAAAATATGCAGAATTGGCAATGGAATGGGGTATCCGATATTTTGACATGATCAGAGTGGACAATTATGACGAATTAAGCTATGGCGGTAGAACTTTTACTGCTGATAAAGAGCTTTTACCTTATCCTCAAGAACAATTAGACCTTTTACCATTAGAATAATTTAATAAAGAAAAATATGAAAACAATAAAAAAATATATATCCTTATTGCTTATATTGCTTTTAGCTACGGCATGTGATGATGGAATAGACCCGATTTCAAGAGTAGATCCAGGTCCAGACGCTGGTGCTCCATTGGTAACTATTGAGAGACCTATAAATGGTTTTTCAATTCAAGTTCCTGAACCAGTTACATCAGTTAATATTAAATTTAGAGCTGAAGATGATATTGAATTGCAATCAGTCAGTGTAAAGATTGACGGGGCTGAAATTGCTTTTTATGATGAATTTATTGACTATAGAGTTTTTATAGAAGAACTTGTTTATGATGAGGTTACAACTGGTAGTCATGTCTTAGAGGTTTCTGCCACAGATTTGTCAGGAAATACAACAATTGCAACTTCTAATTTCAGTAAGGAACCTCCATACACACCACTGTTTCCTGGTGAAACATTCTATATGGATTTTGATGGAAGTTTTACTAATTTAGTAACTGTAACAGACGCCACTGAAGTTGGTAATCCTGGCTTTGCACCTGAAGCTAGAGTCGGAACAGGAGCTTACGCTGGTGCAAAGCAGATTCTTATCTAACTTTTCCAACGGAGGGCTTGTTGGCAAATGAATTTAGTGCATCATTCTGGTTAAAAGTAAATTCAGTACCCGATAGAGCTGGGATTCAAGTTATTGGTCCACCTGACGAAGATAATCCAGATGCCCAAAATAACAGAACAGGTGGCTTTAGGTTTTTCCGTGAAAATGCAGGTGGTATGCAACGTTTTAAACTCAATGTTGGAACTGGTGATGGCGAGGCATGGTTTGATGGTGGAGCAGATGCAGATGTAGATCCTTCGGTCGATGAATGGGTTCATTTTGCATTTACAATTTCAGACACAGAAAGCGTTGTTTACATAAACGGAGAGGTCGTTAGCCAAAATTCATTTTCAGGAGTTGATTGGACTGGCTGTGATATTCTTTCTATCATGTCTGGTGCACCTAGATTTACTGGTTGGGATCACTTATCTGATGAGAGTTTTATGGATGAACTTAGACTTTTCAATGTCGCACTTACACAAGAAGAAGTAATTGAGCAAATTGCCAAAGCAGATGAGGTATTCAAATTAGGTTTTAACGGTAGTTATACTGAGAGTTACAGTGATGAAGATGCTACAGTTGTCGGAAATCCTAGTTTTAGTTCTGATGCCACTGAAGGTACAAGTTCTTATCAAGGTGCAGTAGATTCATATTTGACATTTCCAACGGAGAATATTATAAATAATGATGGATTCTCAGCAGTATTTAAATATAAACTCAACGCTTCTCCAGACAGAGCAGGCATTTTGGTTATTGGTCCACCTGACGAAAACAATCCAGATGCCCAAAATAACAGAACAGGTGGCTTTAGGTTTTTCCGTGAAAATGCGGGTGGTATGCGCTGTTTTAAACTCAATGTAGGAACAAAGTGATGGTAAGCATGGTTTGATGGTGGAGCAATTGCTGATTTAGACCCTAATAATCCAGATTGGGTTCAAATGGCTTTTACTATCTCAGATACAGAAAGTGTAGTTTATATAAATGGTCAAGTAGTAAGTCAGAATACATTTTCAGGAGTTGACTGGACAGGTTGTGATATCCTTTCAATCATGTCAGGAGCACCAAGATTTACAGGTTGGGATCATTTATCTGATGAAAGCCTTATGGATGACTTAAGAATTTACAAAAAAGCTTTATCTCAAACCGAAATACAATCAATGCTTTAAATACCAATTTTTGATCTCTATTCACCTTTTTAATAATGTGTGAAAAATTTAAGAATTAGTCCTTAACTTTAGCTGTATTAGTTTATTAATACAGCTGAAGTTTATAATAGCTTTTTTTAATGAAATATTTAAAATCAATATTGTTTTTTGTTTGGAGTGCAATTTTATGTATT
This genomic window from Flavobacterium sp. CS20 contains:
- a CDS encoding LamG domain-containing protein, producing the protein MANEFSASFWLKVNSVPDRAGIQVIGPPDEDNPDAQNNRTGGFRFFRENAGGMQRFKLNVGTGDGEAWFDGGADADVDPSVDEWVHFAFTISDTESVVYINGEVVSQNSFSGVDWTGCDILSIMSGAPRFTGWDHLSDESFMDELRLFNVALTQEEVIEQIAKADEVFKLGFNGSYTESYSDEDATVVGNPSFSSDATEGTSSYQGAVDSYLTFPTENIINNDGFSAVFKYKLNASPDRAGILVIGPPDENNPDAQNNRTGGFRFFRENAGGMRCFKLNVGTK
- a CDS encoding Ig-like domain-containing protein, whose protein sequence is MKTIKKYISLLLILLLATACDDGIDPISRVDPGPDAGAPLVTIERPINGFSIQVPEPVTSVNIKFRAEDDIELQSVSVKIDGAEIAFYDEFIDYRVFIEELVYDEVTTGSHVLEVSATDLSGNTTIATSNFSKEPPYTPLFPGETFYMDFDGSFTNLVTVTDATEVGNPGFAPEARVGTGAYAGAKQILI
- a CDS encoding LamG domain-containing protein; its protein translation is MAFTISDTESVVYINGQVVSQNTFSGVDWTGCDILSIMSGAPRFTGWDHLSDESLMDDLRIYKKALSQTEIQSML